The stretch of DNA GGCACCTGTTCAGATTTTTGCGTGTTCGGGCACTGCGCAAAATGAACGTCGCACCCGCGTGCTTGGGCTAGCGTGCTTCAGCCCGCGTGCTTCAGCCCGCGCGGATGAAGTCGGCGGCACGCTCGGCAATCATCATCGTCGGCGCGTTCGTGTTGCCGCCGATCAGCGTCGGCATAACCGAGGCATCGACCACGCGCAGGCCTTCGACGCCGCGCACGCGCAGCTGCGGGTCGACCACGGAGGCCTCGTCGTGGCCCATGCGGCAGGTGCCGACCGGGTGGTAGATGGTCTCGGCCTTGGCGCGGATGAATTCCATCAGCTGCGCGTCGTCGAGATCGTTGCGTGCCGGGAAGATCGGCGCGCCGCGGTAGGCATCGAACGCCGGCTGCGCGAGCAGCTCGCGCGACAGCCTGGCGCACTCGACCATCATCTTCATGTCGAAGCCATCGGCATCGCTGAGGTAGTTGGCTTCGATCCGCGGCTTGTCGCCGGCGCGCGCGCTGGCCAGGGTGATGCGGCCGCGACTGCGCGGACGCAGGAAACAACCGTGCACGGTGTAACCGATGCCCTTGAGGCGGTGGCGGCCGTGGTCGTCGAGCATGGCCGGGACGAAGTGCAGCTGGATGTCCGGACGATCGTCGGGCGCGAAGCGTGAGCGCACGAACGCACCGGCTTCGGCGATGTTGCTGCTGCCCACGCCGCTGTGGCCGCGCATGTAGTAGTCGAAGGCGACCTTGGCGTCGTTGAGGCGGTCGTAGGTCACCGGCTGCGTGGCGTGCTGCAGCGTGCAGATGTCGAGGTGGTCCTGCAGGTTCTCGCCGACCTGTGCGGCGTCGGCGACGACGTCGATGCCGTGGCGGCGCAACAGCGCGGCCGGGCCGACGCCGGACAGCATCAGCAGCTGCGGCGAGTTGATGGCACCGCCACACAGCAGCACTTCGCGCGCTGCCGGCTGGTGGAAGGCACGGCCCTTGGAGGTATAGATCACGCCGTTGGCGCGGCCGCGCTCGAAGGTGATGCGGTTGACCTGGGCATCGGTGACGATGGTCAGGTTGCGGCGCTCACGGATCGGATCGAGGTAGGCCACCGCGCTGGAGCAGCGGGCGCCGTTCTTCTGCGTGACCTGGTAGAGGCCGAACCCTGCCTGCGCGGGACCGTTGAAATCGCGGTTGAGCGGATAACCGGCCTGATGGCCGGCCTCGATGAAGGCCTGCGACAACGGGCTGCTGTAGCGCAGATCGGACACGTACAGCGGGCCTTCGTCGCCGTGCAGCGCGTCGGCGCCGCGCTGGTTGCGCTCGCTGCGGCGGAAGTAGGGCAGCACCGACTTCCAGTCCCAGCCATCGGCGCCGAGCGCGGCCCACTCTTCGTAATCGCCGGCGACGCCGCGCGTGTAGCACATCGCATTGATCGAACTGGAACCGCCCAGCACCTTGCCGCGCGGCCACCACAGCACGCGGTTGTCGAGCTGCGCTTCGGCTGCGGTGTGGTAATCCCAGTTGACCCGCTTGTTGTTGACCAGCTTGGCCAGGCCGGCGGGCATGTGGATGAAGGGATGGCTGTCGCGCGGGCCGGCTTCGACCAGCAGCACCCGGACGTCGGGATCGGCGGACAGGCGATTGGCGAGGACGCAGCCGGCGGAGCCGGCACCGATGATGATGTAATCGAACACGTTGCCTGCGCCCTGCTCGTGGAGACTGCCCTACAGCCGAGCGACCGTAAGGGGGGCCATTAGAGCAAATGCTCCCGCGGGACGGTGCGGGGCAGGGCCGGCCCGGCGACCGCGCCTGTGGCCGCTCCCGCGCCTGCTTCACGCCCCGTCGGCCGCTCCCCTATCATCCGCCCAACCCACAGCGCGCCGGCCGGCCGCGAGGAAAGCGGAACATGGCGACAGGCGGGCACGGCGAGGGCGCGGTCGGCGACGGCGCGGGCGAGCGTGGCCGGGGCGAGCGTGGCCGGAGCGAGGGCGGCCACCTGCGCAACTTCCAGGCCGCGCTGCGCGAGTCGCCGCCGCTGTGGTGGTCGCTGCTGTATTTCTTCTGCCTGCTGTGTGGCTATTACGTGCTGCGTCCCGTCCGCGACGCCATGGGTGCCTCCGGCGACATCGCCACGGTATTCCCGCAGGCCAGCATCGACTGGGCGGCGGCGCACGGCTTCGCCCTCAAGGACTTCACGCTGCAGGTGCTCTTCACTGGCACCTTCCTGACGATGGTGCTCTTGCAGCCGGTGTACGGGGCGCTGGTGTCGCGCTTCCCACGCCGCGTATTCCTGCCGGCGGTGTACCTGGTCTTCATCGCCTGCCTGCTCGGCTTCTACTGGGCTTTCGACCACGACGTGCCGGGGCGCGGCGCGGTGTTCTTCATCTGGGTGGCGGTGTTCAACCTGTTTGCGGTGGCCGTGTTCTGGAGCTTCATGGCCGACGTGTTCGACAACGACCACGCCAAGCGCCTGTACGGCTACATCGGCGCGGGCGGCACGATCGGCGCGCTGGTTGGCCCGCTGCTGACGACCAGCCTGGTAGGCACGATCGGCGTGGCCAACCTGCTGCTGGTGTCGGCCGGCTTCCTCGCGGTGTGCCTGCTGTGCATCCTGCAGCTGCGCAAGTGGGCGATCCGGCGCGAGCAGCTCAGCGGCGGCGTCGACGGCGAGTCCGCGATGGGCGGATCGATCGTGGCCGGCCTGCGCCTGGTCTGGCAGCGGCCGCTGCTGCGCGCGCTGGCGATCACGGTGTTCTTCGGCGTCGGCGTCGGCACGCTGCTCTACAACGAGCAGGCGGCTATAGTGAAAGCGTTCTACCCCGATGCGCGCGCGGCCACGCGCTACTACTCCATCATCGACGGCGCGGTGAACACCGTGACCATCCTGGTGCAGTTGCTGCTCACGCGCTTCCTGCTGCGTCGCTACGGCGTCGGGCCGACGCTGCTGATCCCCGCGTTCGCCATCCTCGGTGGCTACGCGATGCTGGCGCTGTCGCCGGTGCCGCTGCTGGTGGCGATGGTGCAGGTGGCTACGCGCGCCGGCGAGTTCTCGCTGGCCAAGCCCGGTCGGGAAACGATCTACACCCGCGTCGATCGCGAATCGCGCTATAAGGCCAAGGCGGTGATCGACACGGTGGTCTATCGCGGCGGCGACCTGACGTTCGTGTGGCTGCACAAGGCGCTGTCGGCGTTCGGCTCGCGGCTGGTGTTCGTGGCCGGCATGGCCGTCGCGCTGGGCCTGACCTTTGGCGCATGGAAAGTGATCCGCGCGCAGCGCACGCTGCCTGACGAATCGAGCCCGTCTGCGTAATCCCCCGGACCGGGATGTCGAAACCCGGCACCTGGGGACGACTATCCGGTAAGGCGGCACGAACCGGCCGCCCCTGCCGCGCCCCGGCGCAATCCTCACAGGAGCCGACCATGAAATACGCCTGCCTGATCTACGACGACGAGAAGCTGTTCGACGCCATGCCCAAGGACGAGGTCGACGCGATCCTCGGCGAGTACTTTGCCCTTTCCGACGAGCTGGGCCAGAGCGGCCATCTCCTGGGTGGCGAGGCCCTGATGCCTGTGAGCAGCGCGACCGTCGTGCGCGTCCGCCACGGCCGCACCTCCACCACCGATGGCCCGTACGTGGAGACCAAGGAGCAGCTGGGCGGCTTCTTCCTGATCGAGGCGCGCGACCTCGACGAGGCGATACGCATCGCTGCGCGCATCCCGTCGGCCCGCTTCGGCAGCGTCGAGGTGCGGCCAGTGATGGAGTTCGAACGGTAGCCAGCTGGTGAGCGACCTCGGCGACCGCAGTGGCGATCCGGTCCGCGACCGGCTGGACGCGGTCTACCGCCTTGAATCGCGCCGCGTCCTGGCCACGCTGATCCGCCTCCTCGGCGACTTCGACCTCGCCGAGGAGGCGCTGCACGACGCCTTCCGCGCCGCGATCGAGCAATGGCCGCAGCAGGGCATACCGGAGCAGCCACGCGCCTGGCTGGTGTCGGCCGGGCGCTTCAAGGCGATCGACAGCCTGCGCAGGCGCTCGCGCTTCGACGCATCGCTGACGCAGATCGCCGAGCGACTCTACAGCGACCTCGGCGACGGTGCCGCCCTCGACGAGGACGTGGAGGACGACCGCCTGCGCCTGATCTTCACTTGCTGCCACCCGGCC from Lysobacter arenosi encodes:
- a CDS encoding YciI family protein → MKYACLIYDDEKLFDAMPKDEVDAILGEYFALSDELGQSGHLLGGEALMPVSSATVVRVRHGRTSTTDGPYVETKEQLGGFFLIEARDLDEAIRIAARIPSARFGSVEVRPVMEFER
- a CDS encoding GMC family oxidoreductase encodes the protein MFDYIIIGAGSAGCVLANRLSADPDVRVLLVEAGPRDSHPFIHMPAGLAKLVNNKRVNWDYHTAAEAQLDNRVLWWPRGKVLGGSSSINAMCYTRGVAGDYEEWAALGADGWDWKSVLPYFRRSERNQRGADALHGDEGPLYVSDLRYSSPLSQAFIEAGHQAGYPLNRDFNGPAQAGFGLYQVTQKNGARCSSAVAYLDPIRERRNLTIVTDAQVNRITFERGRANGVIYTSKGRAFHQPAAREVLLCGGAINSPQLLMLSGVGPAALLRRHGIDVVADAAQVGENLQDHLDICTLQHATQPVTYDRLNDAKVAFDYYMRGHSGVGSSNIAEAGAFVRSRFAPDDRPDIQLHFVPAMLDDHGRHRLKGIGYTVHGCFLRPRSRGRITLASARAGDKPRIEANYLSDADGFDMKMMVECARLSRELLAQPAFDAYRGAPIFPARNDLDDAQLMEFIRAKAETIYHPVGTCRMGHDEASVVDPQLRVRGVEGLRVVDASVMPTLIGGNTNAPTMMIAERAADFIRAG
- a CDS encoding NTP/NDP exchange transporter, with translation MATGGHGEGAVGDGAGERGRGERGRSEGGHLRNFQAALRESPPLWWSLLYFFCLLCGYYVLRPVRDAMGASGDIATVFPQASIDWAAAHGFALKDFTLQVLFTGTFLTMVLLQPVYGALVSRFPRRVFLPAVYLVFIACLLGFYWAFDHDVPGRGAVFFIWVAVFNLFAVAVFWSFMADVFDNDHAKRLYGYIGAGGTIGALVGPLLTTSLVGTIGVANLLLVSAGFLAVCLLCILQLRKWAIRREQLSGGVDGESAMGGSIVAGLRLVWQRPLLRALAITVFFGVGVGTLLYNEQAAIVKAFYPDARAATRYYSIIDGAVNTVTILVQLLLTRFLLRRYGVGPTLLIPAFAILGGYAMLALSPVPLLVAMVQVATRAGEFSLAKPGRETIYTRVDRESRYKAKAVIDTVVYRGGDLTFVWLHKALSAFGSRLVFVAGMAVALGLTFGAWKVIRAQRTLPDESSPSA